Genomic DNA from Noviherbaspirillum saxi:
TTGGCTCCTGGACGGTTGTCCACAATTACCTGCTGCCCGAACTGGGTTGACAATCTCTGTGCTAGCAGCCTTGCGATCGTGTCCACAGTGCCGCCGGGTGCGTATGGAACAACAATGCGTACGATTCGGTCCGGGAATGTCTCAGCTGATGTAACGCTAGCCGACACCGCTAGAAGCACGCCAATAAATGCTCGTTTCAAGAGTTTCATGTTCTCCGCCTTATAAAAATGACCAACTTTTATCAAAATCTACTGCCCGTTAAACCGAAATACTATTTTTCATTGATGGGTTGTTTCACCAAGTCTTATTCCCTACGCTAGCAGCGAGGGCAACTCGCTCGCTGAGGGAATAGAGCTGCGAGAGCTTTTACATCGTTATATTGAAATGCCCAAGGAATTACCTCCACTAATCTGACTGCATCGTACACAACATGATTGGCGCAAATATCTTCGTTGAGGACCACGCTATTCTTGGTCATTACCAAATATCGTCCTGACAGCTCTGACGTTTCGTCGAGTGGGAAGCCTCGATCACGGTGGACGATAGATGCATTGATCAATGCAATCTCCCATTCCCCACGCAAATCGTTCAGGTCTATTTCCTTTAACGATGGTTGGGCTGAAACATTTGAAAAGCCCAAGGACTTGAAGACGCCCGTTAGCAATCTGATCTGAAAATCATCCTCTTCCACGATGAGTAACCTATAGGGCGCTGGGCTATCTGATTGCAGAAGAGGATTGTTATCACAGGTGTTCATGGATTTCATTCCTCACACCCTTCCTATGAAGCGCGGTCAGCGCGTAGGTCGGTTCGCATCGCTTGACCGCTTTCCATCATCCACTGTTACGAAGGCCTGCCGCGACGCCGTTAATCGACAGCAGGAGATTGCGCCTGAGCCGATCGTCCGTCGAGTCGTTACGGAATCGCTTCAACGTATCAACCTGTAGCTGGTTCAGCATCCCCAGATAGACGCTACGCGGCGTTACACGCGTAGCGTGCTGGTCCTTCTCTACTCCCTTGATCACTTGAACCGCATGAACGGTACGATGGTACTCCTCAGCGACGCTCGCGAAGATCCGATCTCGGGTCAGCTGATCTTCAAGCAGACATGCGTACTTGTACACAATGGAGAGGTCAGTTTGTGCCAAAGCGGCCTCTACATTGGAGATAAGTCCTGCGAAAAACTCCCACTTACCGAACATTTCCTGCAATGTGCTTTCCCCTACTCCGGGAGTCTCATCCAAAAGTGCGCGTACAGCACTTCCGAGTCCATACCAGCCGGGTAGCATCGCACGGCATTGTGACCAGCTCAATACCCAAGGAATGGCGCGTAGATCCTCTATGTTACGGCTTGACTTTCTCGATGCCGGACGGCTACCCACATTCAGATTGGCGATCTCCGATACAACCGTGGACTCCCAGAAGTACCGGTCGAATCCCGGTGTCTCATAAACCAGAGAGCGATACGCGGCCATCGCACTTTTCGACAAGGCTTGCATAGTCAAAATGTACCGATTGTCTACTGCCGAACCGGCCGAAGTAGTCAGGCTCGCCTTGAGCGTGCCGGCAACCAGGCTTTCAAGCGTTCGCAGGGTCGCCTGCTGACTGCCATATTTAGCTTCAATTACTTCACCCTGTTCGGTTAGACGAATGGAGCCACGTACGGCGCCTGACGGCTGCGTCGATATAGCGCGAAAGCTCGGGCCACCACCACGTCCGATTGAGCCGCCACGCCCATGGAAAAATCGCAGGGGAATCTGGTGCGCGTCGCACACCTCAATCAGGGCAACCTCAGCTTGATACAGCTCCCAGTTTGATGTCAAAAAACCGCCGTCTTTATTGCTGTCCGAATAGCCAAGCATGATCTCGATCCCTTGTCCTCTACGGTCGAGAAGCTGCCGATATTCGTTATTGGAAAGTAAATTGTCAATGACCGTGGAAGCACGCTGCAAGTCGAGAATTGTTTCGAACAGGGGAACAATATTCAATGCCAATTCACCGGTTACGGGATTGAGCAATCCTGTCTCCTTCAGGAGCAGTGCGACTTCCAAGACGTCCGACGCTTCACTGGCCTTGGAGATGATGTAATTCTGAACTGCGTCCTTGCCAAAGCGTAGCTGCGATTGGCAGGCAGTATGGAAGATGGCAAGTTCGTCCTGCGTTTTCTGCGAATAGTCTGCGTATCGACTAAGAAGTGGGCGCTGATACATGAGCTCGCGAGACAAAAATTGTACTCTCTGGGACTCATCCAAGGATAGGTAATCAGTCTCTGGTGCTGCACGCTCCAGTAATTCCGCCACGACCCGCTCATGGACATCCGAGTTTTGGCGTAAATCTATGGGTGCAAGATGAAAGCCAAAAACACTTACCGCGCGTCTTAGGTTACGTAGCCTTCCTTCTGTGAGAAGCGAAGACCCACAATGCAATAACGATTGGTGGATAATATCTAGATCTGAAGAGAGTGCTTGCGCCGTTGGGTAAGCGATTGCAGCGGGCTTCGCCTGGACAGTGGACGGTTTGAGTAGCGAAGCACGTGTCTGCTCTAAACGAAGCTTGATACCGATCAGCGCCCGACGGTAGGTCTCATCGTTGTGGTGCGGAGAGCGATCGCCAGAGCGATTGGCAAGATCAAGCAACGCATCTGTGTGTCCAACTAACCAGTCTGCAAGCGACATTTCTGCAATCAGCTTTGAAAGCTGAGCTACGTAATAATCGAGCGCGCAACCACTGTGAATTACAAAGGCAGACTCAAGAACCTCCGCGGTGACAAAAGGGTTGCCGTCACGATCGCCGCCGATCCAGCTACCAAACTTGAGGAAGCTTGGCAGTTTATCTACCCAGGACTCATCCCCAACCGCGAGCGCATCTTCAAGACGTTCGTAAAATGCAGGCACTGCATCCAGAAGATGCTTTTCAAAATAGGCTACGCCGTTCTGTATTTCATCGACAACAGATAGCTTGTTAGTGCGAAGGATCCGGGTTTGCCATAACCCCAACAAAGCGCGACACAAAGCCCTTTCACAATCAGTTGGCGTCGTGCCAACGGCGAGTTCGTATTGCCTGCGGTCCAGCAACGCCACGATCTCTTCCTGCTTGTTAAGAACACTCCGGCGCCGCACTTCCGTAGGGTGAGCCGTAAAGACAGGGCTGATTAAGGCATTGTCCAATGCACGATGCAGAGTTGCGTCGTTCGATCCATCATCTGAAATCGACTTCAAAACATGAGACAAACTATCCAGTGCTGCTTCGGATGTCGCATCGTCACTGCGGCGCTCCAATTTTAACGAAGCACGATCCTCAGTGATATTCGCTAAAAGCAACAGATAACTTAACGCTCTTAATACTGGCGCGCGTTCTTCATCTGTTAACTGCTCCAGTGTGGCCACCTCGTCCGCGATCAGGTGATCGTCCTCTGAGCTGGTGCTCCCCCCTGAAAGCGCGTGGAGACTTGAGATCGCCACGTAGAGCTTGTCGCTCACGTTTTCGCGGATAATGTCGTTGAATAACTCGGCCAGAAGCTGCGCTTCACTTCGTACATGGGTTATAGCGATGTCGTCGTTTTTCATATTGCTCGTTGTTGTGGCGCATAGGCTAGCAGAACTTCGAAATGTGCCTGCCCTGTCGTTGGTAGTCTCGCGTGAGTAACCGATTCAGGTACGGCGACGAGGGTGCTCAGCGTTATCACTCAGTCCACGGTGTTCGCCAAGCGAATCCAGAATCTGCCTTCCCGCCTTATCGTCGGCATTGGTATCAGTGATCAGAATGGCGCGAAAGTCGTTGACATTCGTTTTTGTAGGCCCGGTAAACACCGTGTCACCAAGTCGTGCAAAAAAACTATAAGCATCATTTTCCCCAAGAAAAGTGCTAGCGTCCTTGCCTAGTTCACTCGCTCTACGAAGGGTGTCCGGCTCTGCGATCGCACCGGCGATGGCTTCCGTCCCATCAATGCCGTCTGTATCGGCTGCCAGGGCATAAACACCTGGCATACCATCGAGTTCGATCGCCAGCGCAAGGAGAAACTCGACGTTGCGCCCGCCACGCCCGCCACCTTTGACGGTCACCGTGGTTTCTCCGCCAGAGAGTATGACGTAAGGTCTCTTTACGCTGTCCTTGGCGGCTATTTCTCGGACCATATCTGCGTGTTCGCGCGCCACCGTCGAGGCTTCTCCTTCAATCGCGCCGCCCAGTACCAACGGCAGTACGCCCGCGCGGTCGGCTGCCTGGGCAGCGCCCCTCAAAGCGTCCATGGCAGTACCGATCACCATCGTCCGGTTACGCGCCAGCCCTTTATCATCGGGTTTGGGCGCTCGGGTCGTCTCGTTGAACAGCGCGGCCATGACGTTGGGTGACACGTTAATCTTGTACTTTTCGAGGATCTGCGCCGCCTGCTCCGAGGTGCTCCAGTCTGGGAACGTAGGACCCGAAGCTACAACGGAAGGATCATCGCCGGGCACATCGGAGATTACCAGGGTCACAACAGGAGCCGGATAACAGGCGAGCGCGAGGCGGCCGCCCTTGACGGCAGACAGATGTCGACGCACACAGTTCATTTCAGAGATCGAGGCGCCTGACTTCAAAAGGTCGCGATTTAGCTGGCGTTTATCTTCAACAGTAATGCCATCGATCGGTAACGAAAGCAATGCGGACCCCCCGCCTGATATCAGACAGATCA
This window encodes:
- the ppc gene encoding phosphoenolpyruvate carboxylase → MKNDDIAITHVRSEAQLLAELFNDIIRENVSDKLYVAISSLHALSGGSTSSEDDHLIADEVATLEQLTDEERAPVLRALSYLLLLANITEDRASLKLERRSDDATSEAALDSLSHVLKSISDDGSNDATLHRALDNALISPVFTAHPTEVRRRSVLNKQEEIVALLDRRQYELAVGTTPTDCERALCRALLGLWQTRILRTNKLSVVDEIQNGVAYFEKHLLDAVPAFYERLEDALAVGDESWVDKLPSFLKFGSWIGGDRDGNPFVTAEVLESAFVIHSGCALDYYVAQLSKLIAEMSLADWLVGHTDALLDLANRSGDRSPHHNDETYRRALIGIKLRLEQTRASLLKPSTVQAKPAAIAYPTAQALSSDLDIIHQSLLHCGSSLLTEGRLRNLRRAVSVFGFHLAPIDLRQNSDVHERVVAELLERAAPETDYLSLDESQRVQFLSRELMYQRPLLSRYADYSQKTQDELAIFHTACQSQLRFGKDAVQNYIISKASEASDVLEVALLLKETGLLNPVTGELALNIVPLFETILDLQRASTVIDNLLSNNEYRQLLDRRGQGIEIMLGYSDSNKDGGFLTSNWELYQAEVALIEVCDAHQIPLRFFHGRGGSIGRGGGPSFRAISTQPSGAVRGSIRLTEQGEVIEAKYGSQQATLRTLESLVAGTLKASLTTSAGSAVDNRYILTMQALSKSAMAAYRSLVYETPGFDRYFWESTVVSEIANLNVGSRPASRKSSRNIEDLRAIPWVLSWSQCRAMLPGWYGLGSAVRALLDETPGVGESTLQEMFGKWEFFAGLISNVEAALAQTDLSIVYKYACLLEDQLTRDRIFASVAEEYHRTVHAVQVIKGVEKDQHATRVTPRSVYLGMLNQLQVDTLKRFRNDSTDDRLRRNLLLSINGVAAGLRNSG
- a CDS encoding glycerate kinase type-2 family protein encodes the protein MDMLDKVTNVDTPEVTDKLYSAFLRGLFLTSLKAVDPLNLVPPHLPSVPKGRTVVIGAGKASARMALAVERNWTADLSGLVVTRYGHEEDCSQIEVVQAAHPVPDEAGNEVAKRMLNLVSNLTEDDLVICLISGGGSALLSLPIDGITVEDKRQLNRDLLKSGASISEMNCVRRHLSAVKGGRLALACYPAPVVTLVISDVPGDDPSVVASGPTFPDWSTSEQAAQILEKYKINVSPNVMAALFNETTRAPKPDDKGLARNRTMVIGTAMDALRGAAQAADRAGVLPLVLGGAIEGEASTVAREHADMVREIAAKDSVKRPYVILSGGETTVTVKGGGRGGRNVEFLLALAIELDGMPGVYALAADTDGIDGTEAIAGAIAEPDTLRRASELGKDASTFLGENDAYSFFARLGDTVFTGPTKTNVNDFRAILITDTNADDKAGRQILDSLGEHRGLSDNAEHPRRRT